One Rissa tridactyla isolate bRisTri1 chromosome 4, bRisTri1.patW.cur.20221130, whole genome shotgun sequence DNA window includes the following coding sequences:
- the GSKIP gene encoding GSK3B-interacting protein yields METDCNPMELPNNTGFEEDSDYGDFEGTDVKDMRLEAEAVVNDVLFAVSNMFVSKTLPCAEDVAYINVETRERNRYCLELTEAGLRVVAYDFDQTDDRLQTPYHETVYSLLDSLSPAYREVFGNALLQRLEALKKESQS; encoded by the exons ATGGAGACTGATTGCAATCCTATGGAGTTGCCCAATAACACGGGGTTTGAAGAGGATTCTGATTATGGAGACTTTGAAGGAACAGATGTGAAAGATATGAGACTAGAAGCTGAAGCTGTTGTGAATGATGTTCTGTTTGCTGTCAGCAACATGTTTGTCTCAAAAACCCTTCCCTGTGCAGAGGATGTGGCATATATCAATGTGGAAACCAGGGAAAGGAACAGATACTGCTTGGAGCTCACCGAAGCAGGACTCAGG GTAGTAGCTTATGATTTTGATCAGACTGATGACAGATTGCAAACGCCATACCATGAAACCGTCTACTCCTTATTGGACTCTCTCAGCCCTGCATACCGAGAGGTGTTTGGAAACGCACTACTACAAAGGCTAGAAGCTTTGAAGAAAGAAAGTCAGTCATGA